A window from Drosophila nasuta strain 15112-1781.00 chromosome 3, ASM2355853v1, whole genome shotgun sequence encodes these proteins:
- the LOC132789755 gene encoding uncharacterized protein LOC132789755 codes for MVFASVLVCQVEKLLCTPISFAVFAFLFMACTMEVVLLKMTTNPHIFGRPPNHEDGDDGSEYEEDIYYENLENNYEHWARRRRRFHQQQQQLRIAQRQQQQHQ; via the coding sequence ATGGTGTTCGCATCGGTGTTGGTGTGCCAAGTGGAGAAATTGTTGTGCACACCCATCAGCTTTGCGGTGTTTGCCTTTCTTTTCATGGCCTGCACCATGGAGGTGGTGCTTCTAAAGATGACCACGAATCCTCACATCTTTGGACGGCCGCCGAACCACGAGGATGGAGACGATGGCAGCGAATACGAGGAGGATATTTACTATGAGAATCTCGAGAACAACTATGAGCATTGGGCGCGCAGACGCAGAAGAtttcatcagcaacagcaacaacttcgcattgcgcagcggcagcaacagcaacatcaataa